One genomic segment of Cydia splendana chromosome 5, ilCydSple1.2, whole genome shotgun sequence includes these proteins:
- the LOC134790851 gene encoding inactive peptidyl-prolyl cis-trans isomerase shutdown-like, translated as MPTNTSMPSIALENGLDLRQLCTTGSILHINDDLEEGHGLETEREDARTFDHIGQPVKCLKTLEQQLTPVDSDGCVKKKILEQGGGFPLHEGCTVHIAYTGFWEDVEEPFDVRKMHKPLVVDLKDNDLLPGLQIAVNSMLVGEMSVFLLSYKVMFGEFGVPPRIKPKADCVFYIKLIKSILTPVEGDINYTEPNMFQRVFSSVTKLYSSGVTLHKSKNTMAAVHLFRKSIAMLHKCRLANDEEEKKQEKMLVKLYLNLAICSNALEQPLKACIACNELNRLESLWNNSKALFQHAKALRMIGQYDAAEKRLLRAQKLCPDKSEIKEELLLLEKTRTICDQNKLIAKNFVHPSLELVSEDFKKEVDTLIKNFKENVNLCKLTLPGGLNAEEIKYVKEACIRENLFCSRIEKDIALDKTNEKETEEGEVSLGLSVCPDSNTSES; from the exons ATGCCAACAAACACTTCCATGCCAAGTATTGCTTTAGAAAACGGATTGGATTTGAG ACAACTTTGCACAACGGGTTCAATACTTCACATAAATGACGATTTAGAAGAGGGTCACGGTTTAGAGACAGAGAGAGAAGATGCTAGAACTTTTGACCATATTGGACAACCTGTAAAATGCTTGAAAACCTTAGAGCAGCAATTGACTCCTGTGGATTCGGATGGTTGTGTCAAAAAGAAGATTCTGGAACAAGGAGGCGGTTTCCCACTTCACGAGGGTTGCACAGTCCATATAGCATACACTGGGTTCTGGGAAGATGTGGAAGAACCATTTGATGTTCGGAAAATGCACAAGCCATTG gtaGTGGACTTAAAGGACAATGATTTGTTACCAGGCCTACAAATCGCTGTCAACTCAATGCTGGTTGGGGAAATGTCAGTTTTCCTCCTATCCTACAAAGTCATGTTCGGGGAGTTTGGGGTCCCGCCTCGAATAAAACCAAAAGCAGATTGTGTATTCTACATCAAACTCATTAAAAGCATTCTGACTCCTGTTGAAGG CGATATAAACTACACAGAGCCCAACATGTTCCAGCGAGTTTTCAGCTCAGTAACTAAACTCTATAGTTCTGGCGTCACCTTACATAAATCTAAAAATACAATGGCTGCAGTCCACCTCTTCAGGAAGTCGATTGCCATGCTGCACAAATGTCGGTTAGCTAATGATGAGGAGGAAAAAAAACAAGAGAAAATGCTGGTAAAGCTGTATTTGAATCTGGCTATTTGTTCCAATGCTTTGGAACAACCATTGAAGGCTTGCATTGCTTGCAATGAGCTGAACAGACTAGAAAGCCTATGGAACAATAGTAAAGCTCTCTTCCAACATGCTAAAGCTTTACGAATGATCGGTCAGTATGATGCAGCGGAAAAAAGATTGCTAAGAGCACAGAAGTTATGTCCGGATAAAAGTGAGATCAAAGAAGAATTACTATTACTTGAGAAAACTAGAACTATCTGTGATCAAAACAAATTGATAGCTAAGAACTTTGTTCACCCGTCTCTGGAATTAGTGAGCGAAGATTTTAAAAAGGAGGTAGATACTTTGATAAAGAATTTTAAAGAGAATGTCAATTTGTGCAAACTGACACTGCCGGGTGGTTTGAATGCTGAAGAAATAAAATACGTAAAGGAGGCGTGTATAAGAGAAAATTTGTTTTGCAGTAGGATAGAGAAGGATATTGCGTTAGATAAAACTAATGAAAAAGAAACTGAAGAGGGTGAAGTGTCACTAGGTTTGTCAGTTTGTCCGGACAGCAATACCAGTGAATCGTAA
- the LOC134790852 gene encoding prohibitin 1 produces the protein MAAQLFNRIGQVGLGMALVGGVVNSALYNVDGGHRAVIFDRFAGVKNLVVGEGTHFFIPWVQRPIIFDIRSRPRNVPTVTGSKDLQNVNITLRILFRPQPDQLPKIYTILGVDYDERVLPSITGEVLKAVVAQFDAGELITQREVVSQKVSESLTERAGQFGLILDDISITHLTFGKEFTQAVELKQVAQQDAEKARFLVEKAEQQKKAAVIAAEGDAQAAVLLAKSFGAAGEGLVELRRIEAAEDIAYQLSKSRNVTYLPAGQNVLLNLPTQ, from the exons ATGGCTGCTCAACTATTCAACCGCATCGGCCAGGTAGGCCTGGGCATGGCTCTCGTTGGTGGAGTAGTCAACTCTGCACTGTACAATG TTGATGGAGGACACAGAGCTGTAATCTTCGACAGATTTGCTGGAGTCAAAAACCTAGTGGTGGGCGAGGGCACACACTTTTTCATTCCATGGGTGCAGCGGCCCATCATCTTTGACATCAGATCCAGACCCAGAAATGTGCCCACAGTCACTGGCAGCAAAG ATCTCCAGAATGTCAACATCACCCTCCGTATCCTGTTCAGGCCACAACCTGACCAGCTGCCCAAGATCTACACCATCCTGGGTGTGGACTATGACGAGAGGGTGCTGCCCTCCATCACTGGAGAGGTCCTGAAGGCGGTTGTTGCACAGTTTGATGCTGGAGAACTTATCACACAGAGAGAG GTCGTCTCACAAAAAGTGAGTGAAAGTCTAACCGAGCGAGCGGGTCAGTTCGGTCTCATCCTCGACGACATCTCCATCACCCACCTCACGTTCGGCAAGGAGTTCACACAGGCCGTCGAGCTTAAACAAGTCGCCCAGCAGGACGCCGAGAAAGCCCGATTCCTGGTCGAGAAGGCTGAGCAGCAGAAGAAAGCAGCTGTCATCGCAGCAGAAGGTGACGCCCAAGCAGCCGTCCTACTCGCTAAGTCTTTCGGCGCTGCTGGTGAAGGTCTAGTGGAACTCCGTCGTATCGAGGCCGCAGAAGACATCGCCTACCAGCTATCCAAATCGCGCAACGTGACCTACCTACCTGCGGGACAGAATGTCCTCCTCAACCTGCCGACGCAGTAG